A region from the Wolbachia endosymbiont of Folsomia candida genome encodes:
- the atpA gene encoding F0F1 ATP synthase subunit alpha, protein MTDRMNASEIVKIITEKVGAFDNPIKRENIGEVISVTDGIALIYGLEKAKFGEKVFFASGIEGIVLDLDHDTAGVVILGNDRDVKEGDIVKCSGDVVKVPVGHELLGRVVNALGHPIDGHGEIRSKNTMDIESKAPGIIDRKSVHEPLQTGVKIIDLLIPIGRGQRELIIGDRQIGKTTIALDTIINQKKINDEVDDNQKVYCVYVAIGQKISTVAKVVNKLRESGALAYTTVVVASASDCAPMQFLAPYAGCTIGEFFRDNGMHCLVVYDDLSKHAVAYRQMSLLLRRPPGREAYPGDIFYVHSRLLERAAKMSDEKGQGSLTALPIIETQAGDVSAYVPTNVISITDGQIFLESELFHKGFRPAVNIGLSVSRVGSAAQLKSVKKVAGSIKLSLAQYRELEDFAKFGSDLDASVQLSLKKGRYLVELLKQKQHSPMPVEEQVVLMYIFSNLYDQLSNISVSDVGKFEHDLISYFNAAHPGVLKKLSNDMGDGIKNDVFNIVSNFVTQFNCV, encoded by the coding sequence ATGACAGATCGTATGAATGCTTCTGAAATAGTAAAGATAATAACAGAGAAAGTTGGGGCATTTGATAATCCTATAAAGCGAGAAAATATAGGTGAGGTGATTTCAGTAACTGATGGTATCGCGCTCATTTATGGGCTAGAAAAGGCAAAATTCGGTGAAAAGGTGTTTTTTGCAAGCGGCATAGAAGGAATAGTTCTTGATTTAGATCATGACACAGCTGGAGTTGTGATACTCGGTAATGACCGCGATGTTAAAGAAGGTGATATTGTAAAATGTAGTGGTGATGTTGTTAAAGTGCCTGTAGGACATGAGTTATTGGGCAGAGTTGTGAATGCTTTAGGGCATCCTATAGATGGTCATGGGGAAATTAGATCTAAAAACACGATGGATATAGAGTCCAAAGCGCCTGGCATTATTGATCGTAAGTCTGTGCATGAGCCACTTCAAACTGGAGTGAAAATTATAGATTTGCTAATCCCAATAGGTAGAGGGCAGCGTGAGTTAATTATTGGTGATAGGCAAATTGGTAAAACTACTATTGCTCTGGACACTATTATCAATCAGAAAAAGATTAATGATGAAGTAGATGATAATCAAAAAGTTTACTGTGTTTATGTTGCGATTGGTCAAAAAATTTCAACAGTAGCGAAAGTTGTAAATAAGCTAAGAGAGAGTGGAGCATTGGCATATACGACTGTAGTGGTGGCTAGTGCATCTGACTGCGCGCCTATGCAGTTTTTAGCGCCTTATGCTGGTTGCACTATTGGGGAATTTTTCCGTGACAATGGAATGCATTGTTTAGTTGTGTACGATGATTTATCTAAACATGCTGTGGCATATAGACAAATGTCCTTACTACTCAGGCGTCCTCCTGGTCGTGAAGCTTACCCTGGTGATATATTCTACGTACATTCTCGGTTGCTTGAAAGAGCTGCTAAAATGTCTGATGAAAAAGGGCAAGGGTCTTTAACTGCTTTGCCAATTATTGAGACTCAAGCTGGTGATGTGTCAGCGTATGTTCCAACAAATGTTATCTCAATTACTGACGGACAAATCTTCCTTGAATCTGAATTATTTCACAAAGGGTTTCGTCCTGCAGTGAATATAGGGTTATCAGTTTCGCGGGTTGGTTCTGCTGCACAACTCAAATCTGTGAAAAAAGTTGCGGGTTCTATAAAGTTAAGTTTAGCTCAATATAGAGAACTAGAAGATTTTGCGAAATTTGGTTCTGATCTTGATGCTAGTGTTCAATTATCCTTAAAAAAAGGGCGATACCTTGTTGAGTTATTAAAGCAAAAGCAACATTCACCTATGCCGGTAGAAGAGCAAGTGGTGCTGATGTATATTTTTTCTAATCTATATGATCAATTAAGCAATATCAGTGTAAGTGACGTTGGTAAATTTGAGCATGACCTTATTAGTTATTTTAATGCTGCGCATCCTGGAGTTTTAAAAAAGTTGTCAAATGACATGGGTGATGGTATAAAAAATGATGTTTTCAATATTGTGAGTAATTTTGTTACTCAATTTAATTGCGTTTAG
- the greA gene encoding transcription elongation factor GreA — protein MASSIINKIPMTKEGFGLMQAEVEKLNEEKPCVIQAISDARDHGDLSENAEYHAARERLGFIEGRIMELENKLSHAEVIKVENLSGDTVMFGATLTLSMFNHDDTEVEYIYKIVGEYEADVSKKLISSSSPLGSALIGKKVGEYVEVVVPSGEKLYKIVKIEFK, from the coding sequence ATGGCTTCATCCATTATTAATAAGATTCCTATGACAAAGGAAGGTTTTGGGCTTATGCAAGCTGAAGTTGAAAAATTAAATGAAGAGAAACCTTGTGTTATACAGGCTATTTCTGATGCTCGTGATCACGGTGATTTATCTGAAAATGCAGAGTATCATGCTGCACGGGAGAGGTTAGGTTTTATTGAAGGTCGTATAATGGAGCTAGAGAATAAGCTTTCACATGCAGAAGTGATTAAAGTGGAAAATTTGTCTGGTGATACAGTAATGTTTGGCGCAACTCTCACACTTAGTATGTTTAATCATGATGATACTGAAGTAGAATATATTTATAAAATTGTGGGTGAATATGAAGCTGATGTTTCAAAAAAGTTGATATCCAGCAGCTCACCACTGGGAAGTGCTTTAATTGGCAAGAAAGTCGGTGAATATGTAGAAGTGGTAGTGCCAAGTGGAGAAAAATTGTATAAAATAGTTAAGATTGAGTTTAAATAG
- the ribB gene encoding 3,4-dihydroxy-2-butanone-4-phosphate synthase, with protein sequence MVQANFKSVNLPGISSVEDVLEDARLGKLFILVDDENRENEGDLIVLAEKIKPEHMAFMVNYGTGIVCLAMTKSHMENLNLNFMEKKNVSDNHTAFTTSIDARYGITTGVSAEDRTKTILTAIDKDSTQDDIITPGHVFPLIANEGGVTKRAGHTEASVEIAKLVGLDHSAVICELVNDDGSMMRLPELLKFAEHHKIKLTTIDKLISYVEKLN encoded by the coding sequence ATGGTACAAGCTAATTTCAAATCAGTGAATCTACCTGGCATTTCTTCTGTTGAAGATGTACTGGAAGATGCTCGTTTAGGTAAATTATTTATTTTAGTTGACGATGAAAATAGAGAAAATGAAGGCGATTTGATTGTCTTAGCTGAGAAAATAAAGCCAGAACATATGGCTTTTATGGTAAATTATGGCACAGGCATTGTTTGTTTGGCAATGACTAAATCTCACATGGAGAATTTAAATCTTAACTTCATGGAGAAAAAAAATGTTAGTGATAATCATACAGCATTTACTACGTCTATAGATGCACGCTATGGTATCACAACTGGTGTTTCAGCAGAGGATAGGACAAAAACTATACTTACTGCTATTGATAAGGATAGTACTCAAGATGACATCATAACACCAGGGCATGTTTTTCCTCTGATTGCGAACGAAGGCGGAGTAACAAAACGTGCTGGTCACACTGAAGCAAGCGTTGAAATAGCAAAGCTAGTTGGGCTTGACCATTCAGCAGTGATTTGTGAATTAGTAAATGATGATGGCTCTATGATGCGGTTACCAGAGCTGCTTAAATTTGCTGAACATCATAAAATTAAGTTAACTACCATCGATAAACTTATCAGTTACGTCGAAAAATTAAACTAG
- a CDS encoding M48 family metalloprotease: MFKFTKFFILLFFFAYCDSAYSVNIIRDSEVEAMVKELAQPLFSAAGIDSDRMKVFIINDNSINAFVINNNSIFIHLGLLQYSTKPYVLLGILAHEMAHISAGHILQMSGAMSYFQSIAMISYMVGLVSSIVIDPQIAGAILLSGISISSRLFFNYSQEQESVADSYALRYLDESGYDNVGMKEVFDYFKSIESESTEQYFRTHPLSDKRVFAVQNYKVKNNVKPVLTDKLLKFERMVAKLDSFFSPVHVLSSKYEGNDKISEYVNAIVCYRQGKVEEAIARVDLLIQESLSDPYLYELKAEMLYKSGSLSEAVKMYEESLKYLSGDNNYLVKLALSHTLLLHGDAKKAIFYLEQIVSVEPNNSFVWKYLSIAYKRDADTAMYYFALTKKACIEGNSKQFMKYAELAVQALPKNSRYLLQIEDMKRFNGNVKKLS, translated from the coding sequence ATGTTTAAATTTACTAAATTTTTTATTTTATTATTCTTTTTTGCATATTGTGATAGTGCTTACTCTGTTAATATCATCAGGGATAGCGAAGTAGAAGCGATGGTGAAAGAGCTGGCGCAACCTTTATTTTCTGCTGCGGGTATTGATAGTGATAGAATGAAAGTTTTTATAATTAATGATAATTCGATTAACGCTTTCGTTATTAACAATAACAGTATTTTCATTCATTTAGGACTTTTACAATATTCTACTAAACCTTATGTTCTGCTTGGTATTTTAGCACATGAAATGGCTCATATATCTGCTGGTCATATATTGCAGATGAGTGGCGCTATGAGTTATTTTCAATCGATAGCGATGATTAGTTATATGGTGGGATTGGTTTCTAGTATTGTTATTGATCCTCAGATTGCTGGTGCAATTCTACTTAGTGGTATAAGTATAAGTAGTAGGTTGTTTTTTAACTATTCTCAAGAACAAGAAAGCGTGGCAGATAGCTATGCTTTAAGATACCTTGATGAATCTGGCTATGACAATGTAGGCATGAAAGAGGTTTTTGATTACTTTAAAAGCATTGAGAGTGAAAGCACTGAACAATATTTCCGCACTCATCCGCTTAGTGATAAACGTGTATTTGCTGTGCAGAATTATAAGGTTAAAAATAATGTAAAACCAGTTCTTACGGATAAATTGCTGAAATTTGAGCGTATGGTTGCAAAGCTAGACTCTTTTTTCTCTCCTGTTCATGTGTTATCTAGTAAATACGAAGGTAATGATAAAATTTCTGAGTATGTGAATGCTATAGTTTGCTATAGGCAAGGAAAGGTAGAGGAAGCTATTGCTAGAGTTGATTTATTAATACAGGAGTCACTCAGTGACCCATACTTATATGAATTAAAGGCAGAAATGCTATACAAGTCTGGAAGTTTAAGTGAAGCAGTCAAAATGTATGAAGAGTCGCTTAAATATTTGTCTGGTGACAACAATTATTTAGTAAAACTTGCGTTGTCTCATACTTTGTTACTGCATGGTGATGCGAAGAAAGCGATTTTTTATTTAGAGCAGATTGTAAGTGTGGAACCAAATAACTCTTTTGTGTGGAAATATTTGAGCATTGCGTATAAACGTGATGCTGATACGGCAATGTATTACTTTGCTTTAACGAAAAAAGCTTGTATTGAAGGCAATTCAAAGCAGTTTATGAAATATGCAGAGCTCGCTGTTCAAGCTTTACCAAAAAATAGCCGTTACTTGCTACAAATTGAAGATATGAAGCGGTTTAATGGTAATGTTAAGAAACTTTCTTGA
- a CDS encoding IS4 family transposase — protein sequence MFYYKEIISKLPKAVLDEIGKAVGVDYKVGKLTGENIFNLLLYSILEKNELSLRTIEENYRRMFCLNTRHSSVASRLKTIPIKYFERIFSFVLQSFCNQKDQEKLLIIDSTTLQLSSKLLQSAIPWRGGAKNMVKCTVATDGRFAKLLNLYTQAKGSSDSTSFREMILNHGQESICIFDRGLQKRATFEEFIDKGIHFITRGNDNIRYQIVRIHGKVAGMQTGTLELMEDVVVRLGQKGSRFLSFEIRLIKAQNRQNGEVLTFLTNIYEMSAEEVCALYKRRWSIEVFFKFIKQELNTKHFLGHSKNTILVTLYMILIASVLLTEYRKRSEIKSYKFARRAFMNELRLEILKPVIEYCGGNPEKVYDYYLFHFP from the coding sequence GTGTTTTATTACAAAGAAATAATATCAAAATTGCCGAAAGCAGTGTTAGATGAAATAGGCAAAGCGGTTGGCGTTGATTACAAAGTGGGCAAACTTACGGGAGAAAATATATTTAATTTACTGCTGTACAGCATATTGGAGAAAAACGAGCTGAGCTTGCGGACTATCGAGGAAAATTATCGTCGGATGTTTTGCCTGAATACGCGCCATTCATCGGTGGCAAGCCGCTTAAAAACGATACCAATTAAGTACTTCGAAAGAATTTTTTCGTTCGTTTTACAAAGTTTTTGTAACCAAAAAGACCAAGAAAAGCTATTAATTATAGATTCCACAACCCTGCAGTTATCGAGCAAATTACTGCAATCTGCAATACCATGGCGTGGTGGTGCAAAGAATATGGTAAAGTGCACCGTTGCCACTGACGGCAGGTTTGCAAAGTTGCTGAACTTGTATACTCAAGCCAAGGGCTCCTCTGACAGCACATCGTTCCGGGAAATGATTTTAAATCACGGTCAAGAGTCGATTTGCATATTTGATCGAGGACTGCAAAAACGTGCAACTTTCGAGGAGTTTATAGATAAAGGCATACATTTTATCACACGTGGCAACGATAATATTCGTTATCAAATTGTGCGTATCCACGGAAAAGTTGCAGGCATGCAGACTGGAACGCTTGAGCTAATGGAAGATGTAGTAGTCAGGCTGGGGCAAAAAGGTTCAAGATTTTTGTCGTTTGAAATCAGGCTAATTAAAGCGCAAAATCGACAGAATGGCGAAGTTCTCACATTTTTGACTAATATTTATGAAATGTCTGCTGAAGAAGTCTGCGCTCTTTACAAAAGGCGCTGGTCAATAGAAGTTTTCTTCAAATTTATCAAGCAGGAGCTCAACACGAAGCATTTTCTTGGACATAGCAAAAACACAATTTTGGTCACACTATACATGATTCTTATTGCTTCGGTTTTATTAACAGAATACAGAAAACGCAGCGAAATCAAGAGTTATAAGTTTGCAAGGAGAGCTTTTATGAATGAACTCAGGCTTGAAATCCTAAAACCTGTCATTGAATATTGTGGTGGAAACCCAGAAAAAGTCTACGATTATTACCTTTTTCACTTTCCATAA
- the murG gene encoding undecaprenyldiphospho-muramoylpentapeptide beta-N-acetylglucosaminyltransferase — MDIILATGGTGGHIFPAVTLAKALNAQDYNCILFTDKKISKNNNLDIYVLPLCKSSGNIIHKLKFFFLLFYSSILALHQIRKLRPKLVIGFGSYASFPALLAAKVLSIPIILHEQNTVLGRVNRFFLKSAKLIATSFPITKYAKGEKCVFTGNFINTKAQEYPIPLPTVTPARDAGICILIIAGSQGANFFDNVVSSVICSLPIEIKKKIRVMQQCTKKNINTVDGQYKKEKINYELSEFFDDMENRLASAHLVISRAGATSIAEITLAGRPAIYIPYPHSKDNHQFYNAKYIEDFSAALIIEQNSETQKNLAELLINLLNDPKKLRDTANNTKKTEIKDGIAEFMRILSKFFYPTS; from the coding sequence ATGGATATTATCCTAGCAACTGGCGGCACAGGTGGACATATTTTCCCAGCCGTCACTTTAGCGAAAGCACTAAATGCACAAGATTACAATTGTATATTGTTTACTGACAAAAAAATAAGCAAAAATAACAATTTAGACATATATGTACTGCCGTTATGTAAATCAAGTGGAAATATTATCCACAAACTCAAGTTTTTTTTCTTATTATTTTACAGCTCTATATTAGCTCTACATCAGATAAGAAAGTTAAGACCAAAATTGGTAATCGGCTTTGGTAGCTACGCTTCTTTTCCTGCTCTTCTTGCAGCAAAGGTTCTTTCTATACCAATAATTTTGCATGAGCAAAACACAGTCTTAGGCCGAGTAAATAGATTTTTTCTCAAGAGTGCAAAGTTGATTGCAACCAGCTTTCCGATAACTAAATATGCAAAAGGAGAAAAATGTGTTTTTACAGGGAATTTTATTAATACAAAAGCGCAAGAATATCCTATTCCCCTTCCCACTGTCACTCCAGCGCGTGACGCTGGAATCTGCATATTAATCATAGCAGGAAGCCAAGGTGCAAATTTTTTTGACAACGTAGTAAGCAGTGTAATTTGCAGCTTACCCATAGAAATAAAAAAGAAAATCAGAGTAATGCAGCAATGCACAAAAAAAAATATCAATACTGTTGATGGCCAATATAAAAAAGAAAAAATTAACTATGAGCTAAGTGAATTTTTTGATGATATGGAAAATAGGTTAGCCAGTGCACACTTGGTAATCAGCAGAGCAGGAGCAACTTCAATAGCAGAAATCACTCTTGCTGGGCGCCCAGCTATATACATCCCCTATCCTCACTCAAAAGATAATCATCAATTCTATAATGCTAAATATATTGAGGATTTCAGTGCAGCTTTAATAATTGAGCAAAACAGTGAAACACAAAAAAATCTAGCAGAGTTGCTAATTAACCTATTAAATGATCCAAAAAAATTACGCGATACAGCTAATAACACGAAAAAAACAGAGATAAAAGATGGAATAGCTGAATTCATGCGAATCCTTTCAAAGTTTTTTTATCCAACTAGCTGA
- the lpdA gene encoding dihydrolipoyl dehydrogenase, which produces MNNYDITVIGSGPGGYIAAIRAAQLGFKTAIVEKEKNLGGICLNWGCIPTKSLLRASEVYGLIKRSEEFGIKVKDASFDIESIVKYSRSVVDKLSSGVAYLMKKNSITVLKGFGNLAGNNAIKVINDKEEQKISSKHIILATGVRARNLPGIEADGNLIWNAQHAMMPGKLPKSLLIIGSGAIGIEFASFYSTLGTHVTIIEIRDTILPLEDKDISNLAEEIFTKQGIKIYTNSSVKTVTKNKDSVHVQLSNGESREFDRVIVAVGIQPNTENIGLENTKIKLNSSGFIETNEWCETGETNVYAIGDVAGPPCLAHKASHEAVICVEKIAGKNVHALKKECIPNCTYSHPQIASVGLTEEDAIKNGYDIKIGKFHSNFNGKSIALSETEGLVKTIIDKKTGEILGSHMIGAEVTELISNFALVKELEGTDSDIKSTIFPHPTISEMIHESVLAADDESLNS; this is translated from the coding sequence ATGAACAATTATGATATCACAGTTATAGGTAGCGGTCCCGGTGGTTATATAGCAGCAATTAGAGCAGCGCAGCTTGGATTTAAAACAGCAATTGTCGAAAAAGAAAAGAATTTAGGCGGTATATGCCTAAACTGGGGGTGCATACCAACAAAATCACTGCTTAGAGCCTCTGAAGTTTATGGGCTAATAAAAAGATCAGAAGAGTTTGGTATAAAAGTAAAAGACGCAAGTTTTGATATAGAGTCAATAGTGAAATACTCAAGAAGTGTCGTTGATAAATTATCAAGTGGTGTTGCGTATTTGATGAAAAAAAACAGCATTACCGTCTTAAAAGGGTTTGGCAATCTTGCAGGCAATAATGCTATAAAAGTGATAAATGATAAGGAAGAACAGAAGATTTCTTCTAAGCATATCATTTTAGCAACTGGAGTTAGAGCACGAAATCTGCCTGGAATAGAAGCAGATGGAAATTTAATATGGAATGCGCAGCACGCCATGATGCCAGGCAAATTACCAAAATCGCTCTTAATTATAGGCTCTGGTGCAATTGGAATAGAGTTTGCAAGTTTTTATAGCACACTAGGCACTCACGTAACAATAATAGAAATAAGAGACACCATTTTACCACTGGAGGATAAAGATATTTCGAATTTGGCGGAAGAGATCTTCACAAAACAGGGAATAAAAATATATACAAATAGTAGTGTGAAAACCGTTACTAAAAATAAAGATTCTGTTCATGTACAACTGAGTAATGGTGAAAGTAGAGAATTCGATAGAGTAATTGTTGCAGTAGGCATTCAGCCAAACACTGAAAATATAGGACTCGAAAATACGAAAATTAAACTAAATTCTTCTGGTTTTATTGAGACGAATGAGTGGTGTGAAACAGGTGAGACCAATGTATATGCAATAGGTGATGTAGCTGGTCCGCCGTGTTTAGCGCATAAAGCAAGTCATGAAGCAGTAATTTGTGTTGAAAAAATTGCTGGTAAAAATGTTCATGCATTGAAAAAAGAATGCATACCAAACTGCACCTATTCACATCCACAAATAGCAAGTGTTGGGCTCACTGAGGAAGATGCAATAAAAAATGGATACGATATAAAAATAGGGAAGTTTCATTCTAACTTTAATGGTAAGTCTATTGCACTTAGTGAAACTGAAGGGTTAGTGAAAACAATTATAGATAAAAAAACAGGAGAGATTCTTGGTAGCCACATGATAGGAGCAGAAGTAACTGAGCTAATCAGTAATTTCGCTCTTGTAAAAGAGCTAGAAGGCACAGACTCTGATATAAAATCTACAATCTTTCCTCATCCAACCATTTCAGAGATGATACATGAATCAGTTCTTGCTGCAGACGATGAATCGTTAAACAGCTAA
- a CDS encoding Rpn family recombination-promoting nuclease/putative transposase — protein MAISKFLDPKNDLCFKRIFGTERNKNILIHFLNDILGFSESDAIEEVEFLSTIQDAEIASDKQSIVDVLCKDLSGVRYVVEMQLARDKGFEKRAQYYAARAYSRQIDKSGRYIDLKTVYFIAISNCNLFPDQLDYISTHNVRDIRTNGCYLKDLQFVFIELPKFPKDKEDELENIIEKWCYFFKYAEESTDEDVQKVTQKAPIIKQAYSELDKFNWSEKELINYEEEILRISKEEAILEYKLDLATQKGAMKAKIEVAKNLFKAGVSIDVISQTTGLSFDEIKQL, from the coding sequence ATGGCTATTTCTAAGTTTCTAGATCCGAAGAATGATTTATGTTTTAAGAGAATCTTTGGGACGGAAAGAAATAAAAATATTCTCATTCACTTTTTGAATGATATTTTAGGATTTTCTGAATCTGATGCAATAGAAGAAGTGGAATTTTTAAGCACTATTCAAGATGCTGAAATTGCTTCTGACAAACAGAGTATTGTTGATGTTTTATGTAAAGACTTGAGTGGAGTTAGATATGTAGTGGAAATGCAGCTAGCTCGTGATAAGGGCTTTGAAAAACGTGCTCAATACTATGCTGCCAGAGCTTACTCTCGCCAAATTGATAAGTCTGGTAGGTATATAGATCTAAAAACAGTTTACTTTATTGCTATATCAAATTGTAACTTATTTCCTGATCAGTTGGATTATATTTCAACTCATAATGTAAGAGATATAAGAACTAATGGATGCTATTTAAAAGATCTTCAATTTGTTTTTATAGAATTACCAAAATTTCCCAAGGATAAGGAAGATGAACTGGAAAATATAATAGAAAAATGGTGTTATTTCTTTAAGTATGCAGAAGAAAGTACAGATGAAGACGTGCAAAAGGTCACTCAAAAAGCACCAATTATAAAACAAGCATATAGTGAGCTTGATAAATTTAATTGGTCAGAAAAAGAACTAATTAATTATGAAGAAGAAATTTTAAGAATTAGCAAAGAAGAAGCCATACTCGAGTATAAGCTCGATCTTGCAACTCAAAAAGGCGCAATGAAAGCCAAAATCGAAGTAGCAAAGAATCTATTTAAAGCTGGAGTGTCAATTGATGTAATATCCCAAACCACTGGACTTTCTTTTGATGAAATAAAGCAGCTATAA
- the era gene encoding GTPase Era encodes MKGQKCLFVTIAGLPNAGKSTLINSIVGKKIAIVTPKVQTTRTQMRGIAVLGNTQIVFTDSPGIFSAKTELEKALVKSAWSAVNGGDVTLLLIDASNYLKDIERIKTIFARLQRTKAQCILVINKIDLIKKPELKMAYEHLNLLYKFEKIFIISALKSDGLSDLMNYLSEIAPASPWFYEEDQITDSSMNFLSAEITREKLFLNLREELPYSTAVITEQSEEKKDKSLVIKQIVFVLKDSHKKIVIGKDGSNIRKINIEARAELEKMFECKVHLFLFIKVRSWIDRPEEYISDA; translated from the coding sequence GTGAAAGGACAAAAATGCTTATTCGTTACTATTGCTGGTTTACCGAATGCTGGTAAATCTACGTTAATTAATAGTATCGTAGGCAAGAAAATTGCAATTGTAACTCCCAAAGTGCAAACAACAAGAACGCAAATGAGAGGAATTGCGGTATTGGGCAATACGCAGATTGTCTTTACTGACTCCCCAGGGATTTTTTCAGCAAAAACTGAACTTGAAAAAGCTTTAGTTAAATCTGCATGGTCAGCAGTTAATGGTGGTGATGTTACTTTATTACTTATCGATGCAAGCAATTATTTGAAAGACATAGAGAGAATCAAGACAATATTCGCACGACTGCAGCGCACAAAAGCACAATGTATTTTAGTTATAAACAAGATTGATTTGATAAAAAAGCCTGAATTAAAGATGGCATATGAACATCTAAATTTATTATATAAATTTGAAAAGATTTTTATAATATCAGCACTAAAAAGTGATGGACTTTCTGATTTAATGAATTATCTCTCTGAAATTGCACCTGCAAGCCCTTGGTTTTATGAAGAAGATCAGATAACCGATTCATCGATGAATTTTTTATCAGCAGAGATTACAAGAGAAAAATTATTCTTGAATTTGCGTGAAGAATTGCCATATTCTACAGCAGTTATAACTGAGCAATCTGAGGAAAAAAAAGATAAGAGTTTAGTTATAAAGCAGATAGTATTTGTATTAAAAGATAGTCATAAAAAAATAGTGATAGGAAAAGATGGAAGTAATATTAGGAAAATTAACATTGAAGCGCGTGCTGAGCTAGAAAAAATGTTTGAGTGCAAAGTTCATCTCTTTTTGTTTATAAAAGTGAGGTCTTGGATTGACCGCCCTGAGGAGTATATAAGTGATGCTTAA